Below is a window of Persephonella sp. DNA.
TGGAATATACATTCCCCACAAAGGCGGAGTTAGACTTGAGAACATCGTTGTAGTCAGAAAAAACAGAGCTGAAGTTCTAACAGAAACCCCTCTTGATCAGGTTGTTATCGGCTGATTTTTTCTAAAAAAATTTTTGTATAATAAAAGAAAAAACATTTAAAAAAATGGCTGAACAAGATTTAAACCCCCTTTATAAATCTTTATCTACAGAAAAGGATTTTTTTGAAAACTACAGAGAAAAGTTTGTTGACAGCTTTTTGAAATATTTTAAGAAAATATCAAATATGGATCTGTCTGATGAAAGGATAAGAACCCTTTCAGAAGGGATATACAAGAGGCTTTTTAGCTTTCAGGGAAATCCTCTTGATGAACTTTACTCATTAGGACTTAAGATGTATGAGACAAAAGTTGATATAAGAGGTATACTGTCCAAAGTGTTCATGGTGATGGCAAGGGATTTTCTTGAGCATCTAATACAGAAAGAAAAAGATATTATGTTCCTAAAAAACTATCTTACCCTTGTTGAGGCTTATCTTGATACTCTGGATAAGGCTAACATAGATTATGTTGAATCTCTGCAAGAAAAACTTACCAGCATTCTAAAAGAGAAAAAAGCAGATCAGACCCAGACCATCATAGATATTCTGAGGGTTAAAAAAGAAAACATCAAAGTTATAGACTATTTCTACGAGGTTCCTGTTACCTGCAGTTCAAGACTTCTGCGAATTGAAGAAAAAAATGTTTTTCTTGATGTTTCCAGATGTGTAAACAAAATCTTTGAAAAAGATCATTATGTATTTGTGAAAATTGATGGTCTGAGTAAAACAATAAAAGGAAAAGTTGAAGAGATCAATTACGATAAGGGTATTCTCGTTCTTACAGATTTTGAGTATTCCCCTATTCCACAGGAAAAAAGAAGATACATAAGGGTAAGACTGTCCCAAAAAATCCCTGTTATTTTAACAAGAGGAGGAAAGGAGTACAACGGTCTGATAGATGATATATCAATAGGAGGGATAGGTGTTTTTTTAACCGACACCCAGGATCTGGAGGTTGGGGTGTATGTTGATATTGTTTTTGTTTTAGATGGATACACCATTGATGTGCTTGGTCAGATTAGATATCTGTCTCCAATTGGAAGGGTTACAAGGGCAGGCATTGGATTTATGAACCTTACAGCAAGAGATGAGGAGATTATAGGTGAGTTTGTAACAAAAAGACAGTTTGAGATACTGAAAAAATTAAGACAGCTATGAGATTTTTCACAGAAATATATCCTTGATCCTGTAAAATCTAATGTATGGATCTAAAAATTTGTAGTTTCAATGTCAACTCAATAAGGGCAAGGAAAGATCTTGTTATCAGGTGGCTGTCTGAAAAAGAAAAAGATATAGACTTGCTGTGTTTTCAGGAGATAAAAGCTGAAGAAAATAATTTTCCCCATGAAGATTTTGAAAAGTTAGGCTACAAATCAGTTGTTTACGGTCAGAAGGGGTATAACGGTGTGGCTGTTTTATCAAGAAAAGATATATCTGGGGTTATAAAAGGAATAGGATACAGTTATTTTGACCAGCAAAAAAGGGTTTTGTCTGTTAAGGTAGGGGATCTGTGGGTTATCAATGTTTACGCCCCCCACGGTGATCTTAGAGGAGAGGAAAAATACTACTACAAACTTGACTGGTACAGAGCTTTTCTTGAGTTTCTTAATAAAAATTTCTCTCCTGATCAGAAGATCGTGATGGTTGGGGATTTTAATGTTGCTGTTGAGGATATAGATGTGTGGAATCCAGAGCTTTTAAAAGACAGCATAGGAACGATGCCTGAGGAAAGGGAGATTTTTAAAAAGGTTTTAAACTGGGGTTTTTACGATTGCTTCAGGTATCTTTATCCTGATAAAAAACAGTTCACATGGTGGGATTATATCGGCGGGGCGGTATGGAGAGATGAGGGAATGAGAATAGATTACATTCTTGCAACAAAACCTGTTATCCCACACTTAAAAGATGTTTATGTTGATATGTGGACAAGGAGAAGAAGAACTCCAAAACCTTCAGATCACGCACCTGTTATAGGTGTATTTGGAGATTTATTATGAGCTTTCTTCTTGAAGGTTTCCTGCAAGACTTAAAAATAGAGGAACAAAACCTTAAAGATTTTTTTGAAGAATACAGATCCTTAAACACAGCCATCGGTTCTTCTGAAAAAAATTACGATCAGATACTGACCGGATACGGTACACAGGAGCTAAAATTTACTATAGGCTTTTTAACCAACATTTTAAAGAACATCAAGAAAAAAGGATATCAGATAATAGACACTGTTTTTGACAGCGTTGAGCATTCAGGGGAATTTGATCTTTCTGTTTTTTTTGGGAATAGAATAATAGAGAGATTTTCATCTGATCAGTCTGATGAGATGCTTGTTAGAATATACACCCTTCGAAGGGTTTTAAACGCTTTACTTATAATGGACGACCGGTTAAACTACATCAAATACTTGATATATTTTGTAAAACAAATAAAAGATTTTTATATAAAATTTCCTTCTCTTTTAGGGGAAAACTACAAAAACGCATCTGATTTTTACCAGTTTATGTATATGTATTCGCTGAAAATCCATTCTGACGAAGAAAAAGCTGTCGGCTACCTGATAAAAGGATACAACCTGAAAAAATTTATGATTGATGAAGGGATACTTCCATATCCGGAAGAAAATAACATTTTCCAGATCATCAACATTGTAGGCTCTTACCTTCAGATTGAGGATTCTTTCCTATCCCTTATCCTTGATATAGATGACTACATAAAAGAGTTTGTCTGTCAGATAAAAGATCTGAAAGAATACAGTCTGAAGAAACCGTCAGTTTTAACACCATATCTCCAAAACCCATTCAAAAAGTATATAAATCAGTTCTTGACAAATATATACATTCTGGGATTTGAACAGGAATATAGGGAGGTGGTAAATGCACTGCCTGATGTTGTCTCAAAGGATCACAGGCTAATAATAAAAATAAACGAGATACTCCTTAAAGAAAATCTTAAAGAAAAAAAGTTAAAAGAGATAAAAAAAGAGATAGAGATAGCATTTAATAATTTTTCTTCAGAAAAAAAAGAGAATGTTTTGTATGTTTTTTATAACGCATATATATCAGTTTTTAAAGAAAACAAAGATGAGATAAAAAGAATAAAAGAAGAGATAAAAACTCACATAAAAAAGCTTAAAAATCCTTTGAGCCTTAATGTTCCCTTGTTTAGGGTTATGAATATCTTAGGTGAGAAGGAAGAGGCGTTAAATCTGGCAAATGAAACAAAACAGAAAGCTTTAATAACAGGTAAAAAGTTTCTGGCAAACGCTATAGACGATTACATACAGCTTGAATTTTGATAAACTTAAAATAAAAAGGAGGGAAAAATGAGGGTATTTGTGGAAAGGGCTGTTTTGTTTCTCCATGCATTTCCTTTAAACAGTAAAATGTTCTGTGATCAGTTTAAAGCCCTTGAGAAAGAAGGTATCCCATACATAGCTGTTGATTATCCCGGATTTGGAACCGAAAGAAACTTTGTGTCAGACTACACAATAGAAACACTGACAGACATTATACTGGGGAAGATCAAAGATTTAGGGGTAAAAAAAGTTATACCTGTCGGGGACTCAATGGGGGGGTATATTATGTTTGATATCTGGAGAAGATACTCTGAGATAGTAGATGGGTTTGTTTTTGTCTCAACAAGGGCGGAGGCTGATACAGAGGAAGCTAAAAAATCAAGGTATGCAACAATTGAAAAAATTGGGAAAGAAGGAAAGGATTTTCTGATAGATTTCATGCTTGATGCTCAGACATCACCAGCTACTAAGAAAAACAGCAAAAAGATGGAAAAACTCAGATGTATAATGAATGAAGCAACAGAAGAAGGAATAATAAAAGCATTAAAAGCTCTTGCAGACAGACCTGATAATACAGGAGTTCTCCCCTCAATAAATGTTCCTACCCTTGTTGTTGCAGGAAAAGATGATGAGAAAGTCACACCAACGGACATAGTCAAAAATATAGCTGACGGGATTAAAGTGTCTGAATTTGTAGTTCTTCCTGAGAGTGCACATCTTCCACCTTTTGAAAATCCTGAGGATTTTAACAGGGCTCTGATAGGGTTTATAAAAAAAGTGTGGGGTTAATCTGCCTTTAACTCCACCTTAAAAAGAGCCCCATCTTCAGAAGGGAGTGCCTTTATACTCCCTCCGTGTTTTTCAATAATATCTTTTGTTATTGCAAGCCCAAGACCTGATCCTTTTGACTTTTTAGAGTAGTAAGGAATAAAAACCTTTTCAAGATCCTGAGGGGAGATACCTTTTCCATTGTCTTTAAAAAATATCTCAACCTTTCCGTTATTTTTTACTGCCCATATTTTAAGAACACCTCTGTTTTCTTTTATAGATTCATAACTGTTTTGTATTATATTCAGAAAAGCCTGTCTGATCAATTTAGGATCAGCCTTTATCTTTACGTCTTCCGGCAGATCAATTTTTATCTCAAATTTTTCTGAATGGTAGCTGTTTTTTAACTCATTAAGTATTTCAAACAGGGATATCTCCTTCTTGTTTACATTTTTCTCTGTAGATGCGAACTGACCGAAATCCTTAACAAGCTTTGACAGATGATCAACCTCTGTAAATATCACATCAACAGATTTTTTCAGTATGTCTGGGAACTTCGGGTTATTATTTTCGTACTGTCTTTTTATCCTTTCTGCAGAAAGTCTTATCGGTGTCAGAGGATTTTTTATCTCGTGTGCTATCCTTTGTGCTATCTCTCTCCATGCAAGAACCTTTTCAGCAGCAACGATCTCTGTGATGTCGTCAAACACCAGAACATATCCTTTTGCTGATATTTTTGTTATCTTGGCTATTATTATCTTCCCATCTATGTTTATTGTCTGCTCTTTATCTATTTTCTGGGGATCAAGATTTATACTTCTCATAAATTCCTCAATATTTTTTCCTTTTAACTTTTCTGCCTCAATACCAAGTATCTGTGATGCGGCTTTATTTATTTTCTCAATTTTTCCAAACCTGTCAGAATAGATAACCCCTGTGCTTGCATTCTCAAGGATAGCCTCAAGATACTCTTTGTTTGCTTTCAGATCCTTGTTGCTTCTTTGAAGCTGAAAATAAAGGTTTTTTAGTTCGTCAACCATATGATTAAACTCTTCTATAAGAATTCCTATTTCATCGGGGGCTTTAACATCAACATGGACATTCAGATCCCCCTGAGCCAGTCTTTTTGAGGCATCAACAAGTCTCTCAAGAGGATATGTCAGATTTCTGACAACATACTGACCGAACCACAGGGCAGCAAATATAACAAACATTGTTATCGTCAGCATTGTGACGATGTATGAAACCCTTATGGGATTTTTGTAATACCTGAACTGGGAGTATATGTCTGTTATGTATGCTATCTCATTTCTGTATTTCTCAAGTAGTGGAGGTAGTTTATACTCAAAAACAATATATTTGTTTTTCTGGTAGTCTGTTATATACCTGAGGTAATACTTCCCTTTGTCTTCAAAAATGTATTTCTTCACACTAAAATCAATGTCCTCAATACTTTTTTTAGGTTTTCCATATATCATTAAAGGTCTTTTATTCTTATCCAGTATAACCATTGATACTATGTTGAACTTTTTAAATGCCTCGTAAGGGGTGATCCTTTTGTTTTCAAGAAGATAAACAACCTCATCTAAAAACTGGGAATACTCCTTTATATTTTCCTCTGTTATTTTCTGGAGAACCCTTAAGGCATTTTCAACTTTACCGCTGAACCAGAGGTTAGTGGCATTGGATATAAGACTTATTGATGCAACAGAGAGTATCATGGCAGGAATTATAACCATTGAGATGAGTATGAATGAGAGTTTTTTCCTGAGTTTTCCGGTGTGCTCTTTTTTCTCAAAAAATAGCTTTATAAGATGTCTCAAAGATATGGCAAGGATAGCAAGGAAAAAAACAACATCTATGTTTATGATGATCAAAAATATATAAGGGTTAAAAACATCTTTTACCTTAGAAATCTCTTTAAAAATATAAAGGTTTCCAACAATAAAAATAAAAACAATAACAGAGATTATAAAAATATTACGGCGTCTTCTTTGAAAGTCAGCATAGTTTCTGTCAAAATCTGTCATTTATCTAAAATTTATCCTGTTGTGGAAAGAGAACAACTAATATCTTTTGTAGCTTTCTGGTAATTCTCTCGGTTTTTCCCCTAAGTAATCAACCTCTTTTTCTTCATCAAGTCTTTTTGAGAAAGGTTTTTCCATAGTAAGCTCCTCATATACATGGGCAACCAGACCGGGAACTCTTCCTATAATAAAAAACCCTTTACCAAGCCTCCAATCAAAACCCATTTCAGAGACAACAGCAGCTATAGCTCCATCAACATTCATAACAAGTCTTTTACCTTTTACTCTTTCTATCTCCTTTTCAACCTCTAAAGCAAACTGACAGTATCTACCGAAAAATCCTATCTCTTTTGCTATCTCCATAATTCTTTTTGATCTTGGATCGTAATCTTTGTAATATCTGTGTCCGTATCCGGGTATTCTTTTTCCATCATCTAAATATCTCTTAACCACTTCTGACGGATCTTTTTGAACATTCTCCTGAATAAACCTCATCGCACCTTCCAGTGCACCTCCGTGTGCTTCACCAAACGCCAGAACACCTGCTCCCACACCAACATGGAGAGAATTTCCCCCGCTTGCAACAGCCCTTGCAGCAATAACGGAAGGTGGGGCTATTGAGTGCTCAACTGTAGCAACAAAAATAGCATCAAGCATCTTTTTTTCTTTTTCTGATGGCAGTTCCCCTTTTAAAACAAGGTAAATAGCCTCTGTAAAGCTGAGGTTTCCTACAAGATCCTTAAGTTTATATCCTCTGACATATGCCTCTCCATCAAAATGCCAGCTAATAGCTGTTCTCCACTTTTTTCTTTCCATATTTCCCCTTTTGATATTTAGAGAGTTTTGTAAGAGAATTATATATTAGTTAAAGAGTTAATAACAGATCTGTGGGGAAAAATTGCTTTTATACATAATCAGAAGACTTATTCAGATGATACCTCTTGTTATAGGAATTACCTTCATATCTTTTCTTATTATTCAGCTTGCCCCTGGTAACTACCTTGACCAGCTTAAGATGAACCCCCAGATATCAAAAGAGACCATTAAAGAGCTTGAAAGGGCATACGGTCTTGATCAGCCTCT
It encodes the following:
- a CDS encoding M24 family metallopeptidase, which encodes TGHGVGIEIHEPPRVSEKSEEILQENTVITIEPGIYIPHKGGVRLENIVVVRKNRAEVLTETPLDQVVIG
- a CDS encoding PilZ domain-containing protein → MAEQDLNPLYKSLSTEKDFFENYREKFVDSFLKYFKKISNMDLSDERIRTLSEGIYKRLFSFQGNPLDELYSLGLKMYETKVDIRGILSKVFMVMARDFLEHLIQKEKDIMFLKNYLTLVEAYLDTLDKANIDYVESLQEKLTSILKEKKADQTQTIIDILRVKKENIKVIDYFYEVPVTCSSRLLRIEEKNVFLDVSRCVNKIFEKDHYVFVKIDGLSKTIKGKVEEINYDKGILVLTDFEYSPIPQEKRRYIRVRLSQKIPVILTRGGKEYNGLIDDISIGGIGVFLTDTQDLEVGVYVDIVFVLDGYTIDVLGQIRYLSPIGRVTRAGIGFMNLTARDEEIIGEFVTKRQFEILKKLRQL
- the xth gene encoding exodeoxyribonuclease III — its product is MDLKICSFNVNSIRARKDLVIRWLSEKEKDIDLLCFQEIKAEENNFPHEDFEKLGYKSVVYGQKGYNGVAVLSRKDISGVIKGIGYSYFDQQKRVLSVKVGDLWVINVYAPHGDLRGEEKYYYKLDWYRAFLEFLNKNFSPDQKIVMVGDFNVAVEDIDVWNPELLKDSIGTMPEEREIFKKVLNWGFYDCFRYLYPDKKQFTWWDYIGGAVWRDEGMRIDYILATKPVIPHLKDVYVDMWTRRRRTPKPSDHAPVIGVFGDLL
- a CDS encoding alpha/beta hydrolase, producing the protein MRVFVERAVLFLHAFPLNSKMFCDQFKALEKEGIPYIAVDYPGFGTERNFVSDYTIETLTDIILGKIKDLGVKKVIPVGDSMGGYIMFDIWRRYSEIVDGFVFVSTRAEADTEEAKKSRYATIEKIGKEGKDFLIDFMLDAQTSPATKKNSKKMEKLRCIMNEATEEGIIKALKALADRPDNTGVLPSINVPTLVVAGKDDEKVTPTDIVKNIADGIKVSEFVVLPESAHLPPFENPEDFNRALIGFIKKVWG
- a CDS encoding ATP-binding protein yields the protein MTDFDRNYADFQRRRRNIFIISVIVFIFIVGNLYIFKEISKVKDVFNPYIFLIIINIDVVFFLAILAISLRHLIKLFFEKKEHTGKLRKKLSFILISMVIIPAMILSVASISLISNATNLWFSGKVENALRVLQKITEENIKEYSQFLDEVVYLLENKRITPYEAFKKFNIVSMVILDKNKRPLMIYGKPKKSIEDIDFSVKKYIFEDKGKYYLRYITDYQKNKYIVFEYKLPPLLEKYRNEIAYITDIYSQFRYYKNPIRVSYIVTMLTITMFVIFAALWFGQYVVRNLTYPLERLVDASKRLAQGDLNVHVDVKAPDEIGILIEEFNHMVDELKNLYFQLQRSNKDLKANKEYLEAILENASTGVIYSDRFGKIEKINKAASQILGIEAEKLKGKNIEEFMRSINLDPQKIDKEQTINIDGKIIIAKITKISAKGYVLVFDDITEIVAAEKVLAWREIAQRIAHEIKNPLTPIRLSAERIKRQYENNNPKFPDILKKSVDVIFTEVDHLSKLVKDFGQFASTEKNVNKKEISLFEILNELKNSYHSEKFEIKIDLPEDVKIKADPKLIRQAFLNIIQNSYESIKENRGVLKIWAVKNNGKVEIFFKDNGKGISPQDLEKVFIPYYSKKSKGSGLGLAITKDIIEKHGGSIKALPSEDGALFKVELKAD
- a CDS encoding citryl-CoA lyase → MERKKWRTAISWHFDGEAYVRGYKLKDLVGNLSFTEAIYLVLKGELPSEKEKKMLDAIFVATVEHSIAPPSVIAARAVASGGNSLHVGVGAGVLAFGEAHGGALEGAMRFIQENVQKDPSEVVKRYLDDGKRIPGYGHRYYKDYDPRSKRIMEIAKEIGFFGRYCQFALEVEKEIERVKGKRLVMNVDGAIAAVVSEMGFDWRLGKGFFIIGRVPGLVAHVYEELTMEKPFSKRLDEEKEVDYLGEKPRELPESYKRY